From Euwallacea fornicatus isolate EFF26 chromosome 35, ASM4011564v1, whole genome shotgun sequence, a single genomic window includes:
- the LOC136348863 gene encoding U6 snRNA-associated Sm-like protein LSm4: MLPLSLLRTAQNHPMLVELKNGETYNGHLVSCDNWMNINLREVICTSRDGDKFWRMPECYIRGSTIKYLRIPDEVIDMVKEETLVKNKQGRDQRGGRGGQNQRNRPAARGNFGGGNRPNKPPGQPKLFQKKQNSKT, translated from the exons ATG CTGCCGCTCTCCTTATTGAGAACCGCCCAAAACCATCCTATG CtagttgaattaaaaaacggCGAAACATACAATGGACACTTAGTGAGCTGTGACAATTGGATGAACATCAATTTGCGCGAAGTCATTTGCACCTCCCGAGATGGTGATAAGTTCTGGAGGATGCCAGAATGCTATATCCGAGGCAGCACCATTAAGTACCTGAGAATCCCTGATGAAGTTATTGATATGGTTAAGGAGGAGACGCTTGTGAAAAACAAGCAGGGTAGAGATCAGAGAGGTGGAAGAGGCGGACAGAATCAAAGAAATCGTCCAGCAGCAAGAG GTAACTTTGGAGGAGGTAATAGACCCAACAAACCTCCTGGACAAccgaaattatttcaaaaaaaacaaaactccAAAACCTAG
- the fwe gene encoding calcium channel flower isoform X1: MSSFQEKMSALMARPGQDPVSKDEVSWWLKFAGRGVGTLGGFIAIFLGIWNCVSILLANVAALIAGLWQIVAGFIVLCIEAPCCCMFIDHVQRISDVVEHRPFWNRAVAYVIMAIPPIIIEIGTCTILGSGLIFATGVIYGMMALGKKASVEEMRQAAAASEAARPSSGVPSSNMRSNLVANAQPISFTGAPVLDSNI; encoded by the exons ATG TCTTCGTTTCAAGAGAAAATGTCTGCCTTAATGGCAAGACCTGGCCAGGATCCTGTATCAAAGGACGAAGTCTCCTGGTGGTTGAAGTTTGCTGGTAGGGGGGTTGGAACACTGGGAGGCTTTA TTGCCATTTTCCTGGGAATATGGAACTGTGTAAGCATCCTGCTTGCCAATGTTGCTGCTTTGATAGCAGGTCTATGGCAAATAGTGGCAGGCTTTATTGTCTTGTGTATTGAAGCCCCCTGCTGTTGCATGTTCATCGATCATGTGCAAAGGATAAGTGATGTCGTGGAACACAGACCATTCTGGAACAGGGCTGTTGCATATGTTAT CATGGCAATTCCACCAATCATTATCGAAATTGGGACATGCACCATTTTAGGCAGTGGTTTGATATTTGCTACTGGAGTTATTTATGGTATGATGGCTTTAGGAAAGAA GGCGTCTGTCGAAGAAATGCGCCAAGCAGCGGCTGCTTCCGAGGCTGCCCGACCATCGAGCGGCGTTCCATCCTCGAACATGCGCTCTAACCTTGTGGCTAACGCGCAACCCATCAGTTTTACAGGAGCCCCCGTTTTGGACAGTAACATATGA
- the fwe gene encoding calcium channel flower isoform X2 yields the protein MSSFQEKMSALMARPGQDPVSKDEVSWWLKFAGRGVGTLGGFIAIFLGIWNCVSILLANVAALIAGLWQIVAGFIVLCIEAPCCCMFIDHVQRISDVVEHRPFWNRAVAYVIMAIPPIIIEIGTCTILGSGLIFATGVIYGMMALGKKASREDMAAVASPHMATSPTGLGGHPTDQQRATLMEDPDVWRPT from the exons ATG TCTTCGTTTCAAGAGAAAATGTCTGCCTTAATGGCAAGACCTGGCCAGGATCCTGTATCAAAGGACGAAGTCTCCTGGTGGTTGAAGTTTGCTGGTAGGGGGGTTGGAACACTGGGAGGCTTTA TTGCCATTTTCCTGGGAATATGGAACTGTGTAAGCATCCTGCTTGCCAATGTTGCTGCTTTGATAGCAGGTCTATGGCAAATAGTGGCAGGCTTTATTGTCTTGTGTATTGAAGCCCCCTGCTGTTGCATGTTCATCGATCATGTGCAAAGGATAAGTGATGTCGTGGAACACAGACCATTCTGGAACAGGGCTGTTGCATATGTTAT CATGGCAATTCCACCAATCATTATCGAAATTGGGACATGCACCATTTTAGGCAGTGGTTTGATATTTGCTACTGGAGTTATTTATGGTATGATGGCTTTAGGAAAGAA GGCTTCGAGAGAGGATATGGCAGCGGTTGCTTCGCCACACATGGCAACTTCACCTACAGGCCTTGGTGGTCATCCTACTGACCAACAAAGGGCAACACTTATGGAGGATCCTGATGTGTGGCGCCCCACGTAA